The following proteins are encoded in a genomic region of Sesamum indicum cultivar Zhongzhi No. 13 linkage group LG8, S_indicum_v1.0, whole genome shotgun sequence:
- the LOC105167860 gene encoding senescence-specific cysteine protease SAG39-like: protein MALRPNWILFLAALVVLEIWGSQATARTLPDASMVEKHEQWIAQFGRVYKDDAEKAKRFNIFKENVEYIQSFNEAGARPYKLAINKFADLTNEEFQASRNGYKMGSYGKSSKVSSFRYANVTAVPASMDWRKKGAVTGVKDQGQCGCCWAFSAVAATEGINQLTTGNLISLSEQELVDCDTSEDEGCNGGLMDNAFEFIISNGGITTESNYPYEGVDGTCNSKKESSHVAKITGYEDVPANSESALLKAVANQPVSVAIDASGSDFQFYTSGVFTGQCGTELDHGVTAVGYGKTSDGTKYWLVKNSWGTSWGENGYIRMQRDIDAAEGLCGIAMQASYPTA, encoded by the exons ATGGCCTTGAGACCCAATTGGATTCTTTTTTTAGCTGCATTGGTTGTCTTGGAAATATGGGGTTCTCAGGCCACAGCCCGCACACTGCCTGATGCATCAATGGTTGAGAAGCATGAGCAATGGATAGCACAATTTGGACGTGTCTACAAAGACGATGCAGAGAAGGCCAAGCGGTTCAATATATTCAAGGAAAATGTGGAGTATATCCAGTCCTTTAATGAAGCAGGGGCTCGGCCTTACAAGCTTGCCATAAACAAGTTTGCTGATTTGACAAATGAGGAATTTCAGGCGTCACGCAATGGGTATAAAATGGGATCTTACGGGAAGTCATCCAAGGTTTCATCATTTAGATATGCAAATGTTACTGCAGTTCCAGCCAGCATGGACTGGAGAAAGAAAGGAGCTGTTACTGGTGTTAAGGATCAGGGCCAATGTG GATGCTGCTGGGCATTTTCCGCTGTTGCAGCCACGGAAGGAATCAACCAGCTCACAACTGGGAATCTGATTTCATTATCTGAACAAGAACTTGTGGATTGCGACACAAGTGAAGATGAGGGGTGCAACGGTGGTCTCATGGACAATGCCTTTGAGTTCATTATCAGTAATGGTGGCATCACAACTGAATCCAATTACCCGTACGAGGGAGTTGACGGCACCTGCAACTCTAAGAAGGAGTCATCGCATGTTGCCAAGATTACAGGATACGAGGATGTTCCAGCCAACAGTGAGTCTGCGTTGCTGAAAGCTGTGGCTAACCAACCAGTATCTGTGGCCATTGATGCTAGTGGATCCGATTTCCAGTTCTACACGAGTGGAGTTTTCACCGGACAGTGTGGAACCGAGTTGGACCATGGCGTTACTGCAGTTGGATATGGGAAAACTAGTGATGGAACCAAGTATTGGCTCGTCAAGAATTCATGGGGAACTAGCTGGGGTGAGAATGGATATATTAGAATGCAAAGGGATATCGATGCTGCAGAAGGTCTCTGTGGCATTGCCATGCAAGCTTCCTATCCAACTGCTTAA
- the LOC105167861 gene encoding transcription factor bHLH30-like, producing the protein MHNGWIESLMSMYCENQSSRNSMPVKHSLVLDGDKGELVKASERMGKKIGVPETKTIAALKSHSEAERRRRERINAHLVTLRGLVPNNEKMDKATLLAEVICQVKQLRAAARQASEGLHIPMDADEVQVEILEHNGGDGSLLLRASLCCDYRPDLLSDIRQAINDLHIQVLKSEISTLGGRVKTVFLVTTGEGDNGYAAQLEVLVSSVRAALSKILDKVSASTEYAQELFSPRKRQRVS; encoded by the exons ATGCATAACGGTTGGATTGAGAGTCTGATGAGTATGTATTGTGAGAATCAGTCGTCCCGGAATTCAATGCCCGTTAAACACTCATTGGTATTGGATGGTGACAAGGGAGAGTTAGTGAAGGCTTCAGAGAGAATGGGCAAGAAAATTGGCGTTCCAGAGACAAAGACGATAGCTGCTTTGAAGAGCCATAGTGAGGCCGAGAggagaaggagagagagaatcaATGCACATTTGGTGACTCTTCGAGGTCTTGTACCAAACAATGAAAAG ATGGACAAAGCTACATTACTGGCTGAAGTCATCTGCCAAGTAAAGCAATTGAGGGCAGCTGCAAGACAAGCCAGTGAAGGTTTGCACATCCCAATGGATGCTGATGAAGTACAAGTTGAAATACTCGAGCACAATGGTGGTGATGGTTCTCTCTTGTTGAGGGCTTCACTTTGCTGTGACTACAGGCCTGATCTCTTGTCTGATATAAGGCAAGCAATCAATGATCTTCATATACAAGTTTTGAAAAGTGAGATTTCTACCTTGGGAGGCAGGGTGAAGACTGTATTCTTAGTCACTACCGGTGAAGGGGACAACGGCTATGCCGCACAATTGGAAGTTCTCGTGAGTTCGGTTCGTGCAGCTTTGAGTAAAATTCTTGATAAAGTCTCTGCATCAACAGAGTATGCTCAAGAACTATTTTCTCCTCGGAAAAGGCAACgagtttcttaa
- the LOC105167862 gene encoding uncharacterized protein LOC105167862, with protein sequence MSAPQAPKRSDSLANWFFTYTKLRFLTRMRRLLCLNAVRRQQPPPEKAVDIDTGTDKQAKKAEDVYMAGKLEGPDGWMVALQRSVKRLHFGNWEEKEVAAEEIKKLAEQDLKRRKTIAELGVIPPLVAMVGSEVVARQRLAVRALIELANGSLTNKALMMEAGLISKLPGNVAVLEETARKEFAQLLLSVSALANTPFSHTSARIIPTVVSILESSSNTIETEELCLSTLCNLSSVLDNCRTLIGTGVVNTLTRLASVKEVSEKSLATLGNLVVTSAGRKALEHNPNVPEGLIEIMTWEEKPKCQELSAYILMVLAHQSSLQRQKMAKAGIVQVLLELALLGSPLAQKRAAKILQWFKDERQMKMGPHSGPQMGRVSIGSPVNERDVDEGKKLLKKILQQSLYKNMETITRRANGDGDSSKLKALVMSSSSKSLPY encoded by the exons atgtcaGCTCCACAAGCACCAAAAAGGTCAGATTCTCTCGCAAACTGGTTCTTTACCTATACGAAGCTAAGGTTCCTTACTCGCATGCGAAGGTTGCTTTGCTTAAACGCTGTCAGACGACAACAACCACCGCCGGAGAAAGCTGTGGATATAGATACGGGTACAGATAAACAAGCAAAGAAAGCAGAGGACGTGTACATGGCAGGAAAATTGGAGGGTCCTGATGGTTGGATGGTGGCTTTGCAAAGGTCAGTGAAGAGGCTCCACTTCGGGAATTGGGAAGAGAAAGAGGTGGCGGCAGAGGAGATAAAGAAGCTGGCCGAACAAGACTTGAAGCGGCGGAAAACTATAGCGGAGCTCGGTGTCATCCCCCCGCTGGTTGCCATGGTTGGCTCGGAAGTGGTGGCGCGGCAAAGATTGGCCGTTCGAGCGTTGATTGAGCTCGCGAATGGCTCTCTCAC GAACAAGGCGCTAATGATGGAAGCAGGACTCATATCAAAACTACCCGGAAACGTCGCGGTCCTGGAGGAAACAGCTAGGAAAGAATTTGCACAGCTTCTCTTGTCTGTGTCAGCCCTGGCCAACACTCCATTCTCCCACACCTCAGCAAGAATTATTCCCACTGTAGTCTCCATTCTTGAATCAAGCTCAAACACTATTGAGACCGAAGAATTATGTTTAAGCACGTTGTGTAATCTCTCTTCAGTTCTAGACAACTGCAGAACTTTGATTGGTACTGGGGTTGTCAACACCCTCACAAGGTTGGCCTCAGTGAAAGAAGTATCAGAAAAATCCTTGGCAACGTTGGGGAACTTGGTTGTAACCTCAGCAGGACGGAAAGCGTTGGAGCATAATCCAAATGTTCCCGAGGGCTTGATAGAGATCATGACATGGGAAGAGAAGCCCAAATGCCAAGAATTATCTGCCTACATTCTGATGGTTTTAGCTCATCAGAGCTCATTGCAAAGGCAGAAAATGGCTAAGGCTGGAATAGTTCAAGTGCTTCTTGAATTAGCATTGTTGGGCAGTCCGTTGGCGCAGAAAAGAGCTGCAAAAATACTGCAGTGGTTTAAGGACGAAAGACAGATGAAAATGGGGCCTCATTCGGGTCCCCAGATGGGTAGGGTGTCCATCGGTTCACCCGTGAATGAGAGGGATGTCGATGAAGGAAAGAAATTGCTGAAGAAAATTCTGCAACAAAGTTTGTACAAGAATATGGAAACGATCACTCGTCGAGCCAATGGTGATGGGGATTCTTCAAAGCTGAAGGCTTTGGTCATGAGTTCGAGTTCTAAGAGCTTGCCTTACTAG